The Ornithinimicrobium sufpigmenti genome includes the window GGAGCAAGTATGCGGTGCCGGTGGCCGGCGCCGACCAGCAGCCGCGCTTCGCGGCCCTGTCCGCAGACAGGACGTCGTCACCGGTCCGCGGGTCGGACGCCGCCCATGCCCCGCACACCACCCCGGTGCCGCTGCCCGGCCCGTCCCCGCTCTTGATGCCGCTCGACGACGTCCTGGCCGCGAGGGAGAGCAGCTACGGCGACTACGGCGGCTCGATGGCGCTCGACGACCTCGCGACCGTCCTGGCCCACGGCGCGGGCGCGAACCCCCGGCGCCCGGTCGAGACCCCCTACGGCACCTTTCACCGCCGGGCCTATCCCAGCCCCGGTGCGCTCTACGCCACGGGAGTGCTGGTCAACGTGTGGGACGTCACCGGGCTCGATCCGGGCCTTTACCTCTACCGTGCCGAGGGACACGAGCTGGTGCCGATAGGTCCGCCGCTCGCCCGGGCGACCCTCGCCGGCGCCTCGCCCGGCTTCCTGCCTGGCGGGTCCGCAGACCACACAGACGGCATACCGAGTGCACCCGGCACGATCCCCGTCGACACGGTGCCGGTCGTCCTCCTTCTCGTGGGCGACCTGCCGGCGCTGCGGCCGAAGTACGGGCTGCGCGCCCTGCGGTTGCTGCTGCAGGAGGCGGGGCACCTCGCCCAGAACCTGGTGCTGGCCGCCACCGCGCTGGGCTGCCCGTCGGTGCCGGTCTCGGCCTTCTCCGACGACGACCTCAGTACCGCCGTCCACCTTGACGGCATCGACCGGTTCGTCGCCACGGTGGTCCCGCTCGGGACCGCCCGGCCCCCGGTCACCCCCAGACCCCCGGACAACCGGTCCGGGACACGGCATACCGCCGATCTCCACCCTCAGGAAGGGACCTCCTCATGACGAACACCATCACCCCCGCCGCCCCGGCCACCTGGTCGCCCGCCTACGAGTTCGCCGCACTCTCCGGCGCTGCGTGCGCCGTGCTCGGCCTCGGCGCCGGCATGTACTTCAACCGTCCCGGCATCGGCGCGGTGCTCGGCGCTGGCGCCGGCCTCGTCGTGCGGGCCGCGGCGGTCACCCAGCGGCACCGCTTCGGCAAGTGACAGAGCTGGACGTGCGGCCGCCCCCGGGCGGCGGTGCCCCGGCGCGGGTGCTGCTGCCCGGGGAGGAGGTGCTGCGGGGGTGGTACGACCACCTGCACGCCCATCCCGAGCTCTCCGGCCAGGAGGTGCAGACGGCCCGCTGGGCCGCCGAGGTCCTGGCCGGTGCGGGGATGACGGTGCGCACCGGCGTGGGCGGGCACGGCGTGGTCGCGACCGTGCGGCGGGGCAGCGGCCCCAGCGTCGTCCTGCGCGCCGAGCTGGACGCGCTGCCCGTCCGGTCCTTGCCTGACACGCACAGGGACGGGTATGGCGTGCCCGTCTCCCACGCGTGCGGCCACGACGTGCACCTGACCGCGGTCCTGGGGGCGGCGGCCGCGCTGGCCGGGGCGCCGACGGCCTGGCGCGGCACCCTGGCGGTCGTCCTGCAACCGGCCGAGGAGACCGGCACCGGCGCGCGGGCGATGCTCGCCGACGGGCTGGCCGGTCTGCTGCCGGACGTCTCGCAGGTCCTCGCCCTGCACACCAGCGCCCTGCCGACCGGCATGGTGACCTTCCGGCCGGGGGTCATGACCCGGGCCGGTGTCGACCTGAAGGTGGTCTTCGAGGGCGAGGGCGGGCACGCTGCGTTCGCGGGGGAGCGCGACGGGCCGCTGGACGCCGCCGTGGCGTGGGCACACTCTGTGCGAGACGGCATGGAACCGGGGGTCGACGTCACCGTCGGCTCGCTCCGGTCTGGTCACTGCGCCAACGTGGTCGCCGACCGGGCCGTCGTGCTGGTCAGCCTGCGGGCAGACCTGCTCGAGAGCTGCCGCGAGCAGGTCCGCCGCATCCGGACCCGGCTGCACGGCTTGGCGGGGGAGCGCGGGCGGAGCGCCCGCGTCAGGGTGCGCGGCGAGTTCGCCCCTGCGGTCAACGGTCCGACAGCTGGCGCGTCCGTCTTCGAGGCACTGCGCTCGGCGGGGGAGGAGGTCTACCTCCTGCG containing:
- a CDS encoding amidohydrolase, with protein sequence MRPPPGGGAPARVLLPGEEVLRGWYDHLHAHPELSGQEVQTARWAAEVLAGAGMTVRTGVGGHGVVATVRRGSGPSVVLRAELDALPVRSLPDTHRDGYGVPVSHACGHDVHLTAVLGAAAALAGAPTAWRGTLAVVLQPAEETGTGARAMLADGLAGLLPDVSQVLALHTSALPTGMVTFRPGVMTRAGVDLKVVFEGEGGHAAFAGERDGPLDAAVAWAHSVRDGMEPGVDVTVGSLRSGHCANVVADRAVVLVSLRADLLESCREQVRRIRTRLHGLAGERGRSARVRVRGEFAPAVNGPTAGASVFEALRSAGEEVYLLRAPSRACDDVGTLADGLGAELGYWFVGANAPERFDAADRGRVARGEQPQRVAGNHAPGFSPDPRVLGVAARQLVLSAQRGLMAEGGQA